From Pelmatolapia mariae isolate MD_Pm_ZW linkage group LG1, Pm_UMD_F_2, whole genome shotgun sequence, one genomic window encodes:
- the LOC134639142 gene encoding LOW QUALITY PROTEIN: cilia- and flagella-associated protein 70-like (The sequence of the model RefSeq protein was modified relative to this genomic sequence to represent the inferred CDS: inserted 1 base in 1 codon; deleted 1 base in 1 codon), which translates to MAEYSGTHFRVHVEPTISEPLPVNVERHRCHGNASLCGKLPFKGGSRKQEKQAKKGDHFQSLVRVEFGTLLGESDEKQGNPMQDFIDYKFTCIFRCPNDAKALSDIAQKPIVLTVIEVLAEEKNDEPRQVPLGQAVVDLLPLLQGQCSFSSTVSVNSVPNPRAESTYTGLKLSTLNVSVSVLDPILSEADLSASNLLKVTLETAYSVPDSWMLPSGPAPTTFTYTAALEIPLTTDQDQVLVFPEGQLKQGGQREEKERQKKRSHRDTLVPENHFLPGVFFKPEEIDQKDGELTALEDWAFRDEAETTKNRVSWDPEMYCFLDAGGTTRLKQRITKSRLXAVEIMRSLAPLSKVSAEDSEIPFHGLAFIDFGQLLYPGVQRIRGAYSVQPFSEEDLLNKAKQSISVLKEKAKEAASQAKDIASSNKAGKNMNGSNKGPTDSNEQGKKMYVEARTYIIIEITLEKPLIPKTSPEELAQRVTALIPPKPKHPAGPSRAERLVVRHPNEPTYMFEWGGLYMLTGDYLKAKECYHDAVSIDQVHQPSLMMCGVLAVMFEHYSEAQTFLERATSLDPLSVVAWTLLGLFHVGQNDSIQAERAFMEATKLLNAEEAKKQEQKEENKQEADETTNSPRVMQELVDRDSEMHKEEPPALSVSLKSAPVTIYTQTIQFLLQNNALQMAEVALSKELLCSDGGRSASYFLHLAQLQLLKADYCSAGANLKEALSSIDQVSSCNCVSAARGCGELQPRPPGHEAGMEKIQAPECESPRRTHQRGNRATLLGRAEESHRQGVTWQGVW; encoded by the exons caaGCAAAAAAAGGAGACCACTTTCAGAGTTTGGTGCGGGTTGAGTTTGGAACATTGCTGGGAGAGTCAGATGAGAAGCAGGGTAACCCTATGCAGGACTTTATTGACTATAAATTTACCTGCATCTTCCGCTGTCCAAACGACGCTAAGGCTCTCAGTGACATTGCCCAAAAACCGATCGTAT TGACAGTGATAGAAGTCCTGGCTGAGGAGAAGAATGATGAACCAAGACAAGTGCCTCTGGGCCAGGCTGTTGTTGACCTCCTACCACTGTTACAAG GTCAGTGCAGTTTCTCATCCACAGTCTCTGTCAATTCGGTGCCCAACCCCCGGGCCGAATCCACCTACACCGGCCTCAAG CTGTCTACCCTCAATGTGAGTGTCAGTGTGTTGGATCCAATACTGTCCGAAGCTGACCTCTCAGCCTCTAATCTACTAAAGGTAACTTTGGAGACAGCCTACTCTGTCCCAGACTCATGGATGCTGCCATCCGGCCCTGCTCCCACTACCTTCACATACACTGCTGCCCTAGAGATCCCTCTTACTACAGAC CAAGACCAAGTGCTAGTGTTCCCTGAAGGGCAGCTGAAG CAGGGGGGgcagagagaagaaaaggaaCGTCAGAAGAAGAGGTCCCATAGGGACACACTAGTTCCAGAGAACCACTTCCTGCCTGGAGTCTTTTTCAAGCCAGAGGAAATTGATCAGAAGGATGGCGAGCTGACTGCTTTAGAG GACTGGGCATTTCGTGATGAGGCAGAGACCACAAAGAACAGAGTGAGCTGGGACCCAGAGATGTACTGCTTTCTGGACGCAGGGGGAACTACAAG GCTGAAGCAAAGGATAACTAAGAGCAGAT GGGCAGTGGAGATCATGAGGTCATTGGCTCCATTATCAAAGGTTA GTGCTGAGGACTCAGAAATCCCCTTCCATGGTTTGGCATTTATAGACTTTGGGCAGCTGCTGTATCCTGGAGTCCAGCGAATCCGAGGAGCATACAGCGTTCAGCCTTTCTCTGAGGAAGATTTGCTGAATAAG GCCAAGCAAAGCATCAGTGTGTTAAAGGAAAAAGCTAAGGAAGCTGCCAGCCAGGCCAAAGATATTGCCAGCTCTAACAAAGCAGGAAAGAACATGAATGGAAGCAACAAGGGACCCACAGATTCCAATGAGCAAGGCAAAAAG ATGTATGTGGAGGCCAGAACTTACATTATCATTGAGATAACGTTGGAGAAACCGCTGATACCAAAAACATCACCAGAAGAGCTAGCCCAAAG GGTGACGGCATTGATCCCTCCCAAACCTAAACATCCAGCTGGTCCTAGTAGAGCAGAAAGA CTAGTGGTCAGGCACCCAAATGAGCCCACCTATATGTTTGAGTGGGGAGGCCTGTACATGCTGACCGGAGACTACCTGAAGGCAAAAGAGTGTTATCATGATGCTGTGTCTATCGACCAAGTGCACCAACCAAG CCTGATGATGTGTGGGGTATTGGCAGTGATGTTTGAGCATTACAGTGAGGCCCAGACTTTCCTTGAGCGAGCCACCAGCCTAGACCCTCTCAGCGTGGTGGCCTGGACGCTGCTGG GTTTGTTCCATGTGGGTCAGAACGACTCCATCCAGGCTGAGAGGGCTTTTATGGAGGCCACAAAGCTGTTGAATGCAGAAGAGGCAAAAAAGCAAGAGCAGA aggaaGAGAACAAGCAGGAGGCAGATGAAACGACCAACTCTCCCAGAGTTATGCAAg AACTTGTTGACCGGGATTCAGAGATGCACAAAGAAGAGCCTCCAGCACTGAGTGTCAGCTTGAAATCAGCTCCTGTTACTATTTACACACAGACCATCCAATTCCTGCTGCAGAACAATGCACTGCAG ATGGCAGAAGTTGCTCTATCCAAAGAGCTCCTATGTTCAGATGGCGGTCGCAGTGCTTCCTACTTCCTTCATCTGGCCCAGTTGCAGCTGCTCAAAGCAGACTACTGCAGTGCTGGTGCCAACCTCAAAGAGGCACTGTCCAGCATAGATCAG gtttcttcATGTAACTGCGTTTCtgctgctagagggtgtggggagctaCAGCctcgtcccccagggcatgaagcaggcatggagaagatccaggccccagagtgcgagagcccaaggaggacccatcagaggggcaaccgtgccaccctcctgggaagagctgaggagagccacAGACAAGGGGTCacctggcagggagtgtggtga